One genomic segment of Musa acuminata AAA Group cultivar baxijiao chromosome BXJ3-3, Cavendish_Baxijiao_AAA, whole genome shotgun sequence includes these proteins:
- the LOC135581030 gene encoding zinc finger BED domain-containing protein RICESLEEPER 2-like, which produces MEASDAEPMNTEITPPTSRRRRKKSMVWEHFTIETISGSCTRACCKLCKQTFAYSNGSKVAGTSHLKRHIALGSCPKIKNLEKQQLALTSDTKADGDTIEPTKRRYRTSSFGYAFDQEQSCAYLAKMIIVHEYPLHMVEHPAFLSFVQSIQPRFKMIDVNAMEGEVLSVYHKEKLNLMQVLGTLPGRISLTIGLWTTSQTLGYICLSGQYIDLDWKLHRRMLNFMMVASPHSENALSEVISVSLSDWNMKTKLFTITLDNNCSSHDIYSANLRDHLSNKNTLVLKGQLFVVRCYANILNVVAQDVIASIHGIVYNIRESVKFVKASPAREEKFSEIALQIGIPGTKALSLDVTTLWNTTYIMLDAALEYKEAFTFLETCDDNYNEAPSADDWKKVEVVCTYLKLLYESANTVMATIDQTANIFFQEAWKIQLELTNATLSQDLMVSSIAKEMHEKFDKYWKDCSLVLALAVVMDPRFKMKLVEFSFAKIYGEDSARYVKVVNDSIHELYIEYVAQPLPLTPAYIDQGEANHVNGNDNNPHTTPNPMGDGLLDFDIYLSETAVNQATKSELDQYLEESLVPRIQGFEILNWWKLNNLKYPILSKMSKDILGIPVSIVGTGCSIFGSGTGSRVLDEYRSSLRPETVEALFCAKDWLQYLPTFTESPSTMFAKLEF; this is translated from the coding sequence ATGGAAGCTAGTGATGCTGAGCCCATGAACACAGAAATAACACCACCAACTTCAAGGCGCAGGAGAAAGAAGTCAATGGTGTGGGAACACTTTACTATTGAAACTATATCCGGTAGTTGTACACGGGCTTGCTGCAAACTATGCAAACAAACCTTCGCATACAGTAATGGCTCAAAAGTAGCAGGTACTAGCCACCTCAAAAGACACATTGCTCTGGGTTCCTGTCCCAAAATTAAAAATCTGGAAAAGCAACAGCTTGCTCTTACTTCGGATACAAAAGCTGATGGAGATACAATTGAGCCAACCAAAAGACGCTACAGAACATCTAGCTTTGGGTACGCTTTTGATCAGGAACAGAGCTGCGCATATCTTGCAAAGAtgataattgttcatgaataCCCACTTCATATGGTTGAACACCCTGCATTTCTGTCATTTGTTCAAAGTATCCAACCACGATTTAAGATGATTGATGTCAACGCCATGGAAGGTGAAGTCTTATCTGTATATCACAAGGAAAAGCTTAACCTCATGCAGGTCTTAGGAACTTTACCTGGAAGGATCAGCCTAACTATAGGTTTGTGGACAACTAGTCAGACTCTTGGTTATATTTGCCTTAGTGGGCAGTACATAGACCTTGACTGGAAGTTGCATAGAAGAATGCTTAATTTCATGATGGTAGCGTCTCCTCATTCAGAAAATGCTCTTAGTGAAGTTATTAGTGTTAGTCTTTCAGATTGGAATATGAAGACTAAGTTGTTCACTATCACTCTGGACAACAATTGTTCATCACATGACATCTATAGTGCTAATCTTAGAGATCATCTCTCGAACAAGAACACACTTGTGCTGAAAGGTCAGTTGTTTGTTGTACGCTGTTATGCCAATATCCTGAATGTAGTTGCCCAGGATGTGATTGCTTCAATTCATGGTATTGTGTACAACATCCGGGAGAGTGTGAAATTTGTAAAAGCTTCTCCAGCTCGTGAAGAAAAATTTTCTGAGATTGCCTTACAAATTGGAATTCCTGGTACAAAAGCTCTTTCTCTTGATGTTACAACATTATGGAACACGACTTATATCATGTTGGATGCTGCCTTGGAATACAAAGAGGCATTCACTTTCTTAGAAACATGTGACGATAACTATAATGAAGCACCATCAGCTGATGACTGGAAGAAGGTGGAGGTTGTTTGCACATATCTGAAACTTTTGTATGAATCTGCAAACACAGTCATGGCGACAATAGATCAAACTGCAAATATATTTTTCCAGGAAGCTTGGAAAATCCAGCTAGAACTGACTAATGCAACATTGAGTCAAGACCTGATGGTGAGCAGCATAGCTAAGGAGATGCATGAAAAGTTTGACAAATATTGGAAAGATTGCAGCCTTGTTTTGGCACTCGCTGTGGTGATGGACCCTCGTTTCAAGATGAAGCTTGTTGAGTTCAGTTTCGCAAAGATTTATGGTGAAGATTCTGCCAGATACGTCAAGGTGGTTAATGATAGTATTCATGAGTTATATATCGAGTATGTTGCGCAGCCACTTCCTCTGACTCCTGCATATATAGATCAAGGGGAGGCCAACCATGTAAATGGCAATGACAACAATCCGCATACAACTCCAAATCCCATGGGAGATGGGCTTCTAGACTTTGATATCTATCTTTCTGAGACGGCAGTGAATCAGGCAACAAAGTCCGAGTTAGACCAGTACTTAGAAGAGTCCCTTGTCCCACGTATCCAAGGGTTTGAAATCCTGAACTGGTGGAAGCTCAACAATCTCAAGTATCCAATTCTATCCAAGATGTCTAAAGACATATTAGGCATTCCAGTGTCCATTGTGGGTACAGGATGTTCCATTTTTGGCTCAGGGACTGGAAGCAGAGTACTTGATGAGTATCGGAGTTCCTTACGTCCAGAGACAGTGGAGGCTCTCTTTTGTGCGAAAGATTGGCTCCAGTATTTACCCACCTTTACAGAGTCACCATCAACCATGTTTGCCAAACTGGAATTCTAG
- the LOC103977090 gene encoding probable methyltransferase At1g29790 has translation MGSAEEKKAWRLPVFFRSKLKVLLLVVSTNLLSVYFFSGANYAIVGGSDALARELNSTRLKLSESREEHAQLRRRLETASGLLEALLSELGRRHGDQAASDDLDGWPDELLGELKLAAGPHKLPLGYNHNLGTDELFPTLGFACRLFQEELTRYMSYEVGKECPSDGAFAQRLMLKGCEPLPRRRCVPVSPKGYVEPAALPESLWSTPPDTSVVWDAYACKNYSCLVNRGRGRGSHDCNDCFNLKGREKSRWLADGGGLDFGMDGVLATKPKGTVRIGLDIGGGSGTFAARMRERGVTVVSTTMDFDGPFNSFIASRGLLPMHISVAHRLPFFDNTLDIVHSMHVLSNWIPEPMLEFALYDVYRVLRPGGLFWLDHFFCTGEQLNATYVPMIERVGFNNLRWVTGRKLDRGIEKNEWYLSALLERPMTTTNT, from the coding sequence ATGGGAAGCGCTGAAGAGAAGAAGGCTTGGCGTCTGCCGGTTTTCTTCCGATCGAAGCTGAAGGTCCTGCTCCTCGTCGTCTCCACCAACCTGCTCTCTGTCTACTTCTTCTCCGGCGCCAACTACGCGATCGTGGGTGGTTCCGATGCACTTGCGCGGGAGCTCAACTCCACGCGGTTGAAGCTCTCAGAGAGCCGCGAGGAGCACGCGCAGCTTCGGCGCCGGCTGGAGACCGCCAGCGGCCTCCTGGAGGCCCTCCTCAGTGAGCTCGGCCGCCGCCACGGCGACCAGGCGGCCTCTGACGATCTGGACGGGTGGCCAGATGAGCTCCTCGGGGAGCTGAAGCTGGCGGCGGGGCCGCACAAGCTCCCCCTGGGCTACAACCACAACCTCGGCACCGATGAGCTGTTCCCCACGTTGGGGTTCGCCTGCCGGCTGTTCCAGGAGGAGCTGACGAGGTACATGTCGTACGAGGTGGGGAAGGAGTGCCCGAGCGACGGCGCGTTCGCGCAGCGGCTGATGCTGAAGGGCTGCGAGCCGCTGCCCCGCCGCCGGTGCGTCCCGGTGTCGCCCAAGGGCTACGTCGAGCCGGCGGCGCTGCCGGAGAGCCTCTGGTCCACGCCGCCGGACACCAGCGTCGTGTGGGACGCGTACGCCTGCAAGAACTACAGCTGCCTCGTCAACCGCGGTCGCGGCAGGGGATCCCACGACTGCAACGACTGCTTCAACCTGAAGGGGCGGGAGAAGTCGCGGTGGCTCGCTGACGGCGGCGGGCTCGACTTCGGCATGGACGGCGTGCTGGCGACGAAGCCGAAGGGGACGGTGCGGATCGGGCTGGACATCGGCGGCGGGAGCGGTACGTTCGCGGCGCGGATGAGGGAGCGTGGTGTGACGGTGGTGTCGACCACCATGGACTTCGACGGGCCGTTCAACAGCTTCATCGCCTCGCGGGGGCTGCTGCCGATGCACATCAGCGTCGCCCACCGCCTGCCCTTCTTCGACAACACCCTCGACATCGTGCACTCGATGCACGTCCTCAGCAACTGGATCCCGGAGCCGATGCTGGAGTTCGCGCTGTACGACGTGTACAGGGTGCTGCGGCCGGGCGGGCTGTTCTGGCTGGACCACTTCTTCTGCACAGGGGAGCAGCTCAACGCCACCTACGTGCCCATGATCGAGCGCGTCGGCTTCAACAACCTGCGTTGGGTCACCGGCCGCAAGCTCGACCGGGGGATCGAGAAGAATGAGTGGTACCTATCGGCTCTGCTCGAGAGGCCCATGACCACGACGAACACTTGA